One Phaseolus vulgaris cultivar G19833 chromosome 11, P. vulgaris v2.0, whole genome shotgun sequence genomic window carries:
- the LOC137808720 gene encoding uncharacterized protein, which translates to MFVEKPWSQWTETEGKKVQYDCIAGNIITFALSSDEFYRVSQCSSTKEMWDILEVTHEGTIDVKRAKKHVLIQEYKLFKMLKGETIAYVHKIFTHIVNHLIGLGKIFDKKELNTKILKYLDRSWQPKVIAISHSKDLTTLTTTSLFGKLREHEQEMNRVNEEETGENKSKGLPSN; encoded by the coding sequence ATGTTtgttgaaaaaccttggtcacAGTGGACTGAGACTGAAGGAAAGAAAGTTCAATATGACTGCATAGCTGGAAACATTATAACCTTTGCATTAAGTTCTGATGAGTTTTATAGAGTTTCTCAATGTTCTTcaacaaaggaaatgtgggacatcctGGAGGTAACCCATGAAGGAACAATTGACGTAAAGAGAGCAAAGAAGCATGTCTTGATTCAAGAATACAAGTTGTTCAAAATGCTAAAAGGGGAAACAATAGCATATGTGCATAAAATATTTACTCACATAGTAAATCACCTCATAGGTCTTGGCAAAATCTTTGATAAAAAGGAGTTGAACACCAAGATTCTCAAATACTTGGACAGgtcatggcaaccaaaggtcaTTGCCATCTCTCACTCAAAGGATCTAACCACCTTGACCACTACCTCCTTGTTTGGAAAACTCAGAGAACATGAGCAAGAAATGAACAGGGTGAATGAGGAAGAAACTGGAGAAAACAAGTCAAAGGGATTGCCTTCAAATTAG